From the genome of Anopheles moucheti chromosome 3, idAnoMoucSN_F20_07, whole genome shotgun sequence, one region includes:
- the LOC128305054 gene encoding endoplasmic reticulum transmembrane helix translocase: MGYETKRLTATGSGSLDELVHYVTIHIPLPVVLSGAVMPFMVVYALWLYMWVFVYGIDEYQDAGLLFLAGIAFTQIFVCLCCFWSVHVQTFLNCRRTKAPCAGAIVKVVPTENNGTSELVRIRQTKPEDGAKEDGELTYWFLFQKTKYIWDPNKALFRSVEFPIHRTYEEYFESKGHLDDADVTLAQATYGDNEMEMVVPEFLELFKERATAPFFVFQIFSVLLWCLDEYMYYSLFTLCMLVIFECVLVQQQLRSLSDIRKMGNKPYQINVFRNRRWRAISSAKLVPGDLVSVTRSQDENIVPCDLLLIRGSCIVDESMLTGESVPQMKESLENNTDEHDKVLDIEADGKLHVLFRGTKVVQHSAPSKGAMRSPDNGCIGYVLRTGFNTSQGKLLRTILFGVKRVTENNLETFAFILFLLVFAIAAATYVWIKGTEDPERNRYKLFLECTLILTSIIPPDLPIELSLAVNTSLIQLSKVYVYCTEPFRMPFAGKVQICCFDKTGTLTSDNLVVEGIAGLKQDTSIVPIEDIPEETAHVLGSCHSLVQLDEGLVGDPLEKATLTAIDWNLTKGDSCVPKRKKFKALRIYHRFHFSSSLKRMSVLAGYVIPFTNENCYIGTVKGAPEVIVKMLKAVPDHYERTYLEYSRRGARVLALGYKNFGTLDNNTVRELKRDDVERDLEFAGFIIISCPLKPDSKYAIKEIIQASHKVMMITGDNPLTACHVAKELRFSRRTIVILTPPEELNGSTGKKGGASDWHWESINREVQLPVDTRTVKELYREYDFCITGEGMQYLDRERQPYLLQLIPYATVFARFAPKQKEYVITTLKKLGYYTLMCGDGTNDVGALKHAHVGVSLLSHMPSRSERKQQREQQDEKEDKKKALKTSNSSAGAIEDGNNRRQLTPRERAIMRARENQSAAQERLQKALKEMDEEQVQIVKLGDASIAAPFTSRLTSINCVCHIIKQGRCTLVTTLQMFKILALNALISAYCQSVLYIDGVKHSDAQLTLHGLLTAACFLFITRSKPLKVLSKQAPLPNIFNLYSVTTILAQFAIHFSALIYMVHEANARSPPREGKVKLNVDLAPDEKQEFEPNIVNSTVYIIGIAMQIATVAVNYKGHPFMESLRENRLLSYAIFSSSAIVLCLALGIVPDLLEMFEVIDFDADFRRILVGVLIADMVLAYLIDRVCSFLFGETRGKTDIIT; the protein is encoded by the exons ATGGGCTACGAAACGAAGCGATTGACTGCCACCGGTAGCGGCTCACTGGACGAGCTGGTCCACTATGTAACGATCCACATCCCGCTGCCGGTCGTGCTGAGCGGTGCCGTAATGCCGTTCATGGTGGTGTACGCACTCTGGCTGTACATGTGGGTGTTTGTTTACGGTATCGATGAGTACCAGGATGCCGGGTTACTGTTTCTAGCCGGTATTGCCTTCACGCAAATCTTCGTGTGCCTGTGCTGCTTCTGGAGCGTTCACGTACAGACGTTCCTAAACTgtcgacgaacgaaggcacccTGTGCCGGTGCGATTGTAAAGGTCGTTCCGACGGAGAATAATGGTACGTCGGAGTTGGTGCGTATCCGGCAGACGAAGCCAGAGGATGGTGCGAAAGAGGACGGCGAGCTTACCTATTGGTTTCTGTTTCAAAAGACCAAATACATTTGGGATCCAAACAAGGCCCTGTTCCGCAGCGTCGAGTTCCCGATACACCGGACGTACGAGGAGTATTTCGAGTCGAAGGGTCATCTGGACGATGCCGACGTGACACTCGCTCAGGCCACATACGGGGATAATGAGATGGAGATGGTTGTCCCAGAATTTCTCGAGCTGTTCAAAGAGCGTGCCACGGCCCCGTTTTTCGTCTTTCAGATCTTTTCCGTGCTGTTGTGGTGTTTGGACGAGTACATGTACTATTCGTTGTTCACACTGTGCATGCTCGTCATCTTCGAGTGTGTGCTGGTACAGCAGCAGCTCCGCAGCCTGTCGGATATCCGCAAGATGGGCAACAAGCCGTACCAGATCAACGTGTTCCGGAACCGACGCTGGCGTGCGATCAGTTCTGCGAAGCTTGTGCCAGGTGATCTCGTGTCGGTAACACGCTCACAGGACGAAAATATCGTGCCATGCGATCTGCTGCTTAtacgcggttcgtgcatcgtggACGAGAGCATGTTGACCGGTGAATCGGTCCCACAGATGAAGGAATCGCTGGAGAACAACACGGATGAACACGATAAGGTGCTGGATATTGAGGCAGATGGGAAGCTGCACGTGCTGTTCCGTGGCACGAAAGTTGTACAACATTCGGCACCAAGCAAGGGAGCAATGCGATCGCCCGACAATGGTTGCATCGGGTACGTGTTGCGGACTGGTTTTAATACCTCCCAGGGTAAACTGCTCCGTACAATTCTGTTCGGTGTGAAGCGCGTTACCGAGAACAACTTGGAAACGTTTGCTTTCATACTGTTCCTGCTCGTGTTTGCAATTGCGGCCGCTACGTATGTGTGGATCAAAGGCACGGAAGATCCTGAAAGAAACCGATACAAGCTGTTCCTAGAGTGTACGCTCATTCTCACGTCGATCATACCACCGGATCTACCGATCGAGCTATCACTGGCAGTAAATACATCGCTGATACAGCTTTCTAAGGTGTACGTGTACTGTACGGAGCCTTTCCGTATGCCGTTTGCCGGAAAGGTACAGATTTGCTGCTTCGATAAGACAGGGACGCTGACGAGCGACAACTTAGTGGTGGAAGGTATTGCCGGTCTAAAGCAAGACACTTCGATCGTACCGATTGAGGACATTCCCGAGGAGACAGCTCACGTGCTTGGTTCCTGCCATTCGTTGGTTCAGCTCGATGAGGGTCTGGTGGGTGATCCGCTGGAGAAAGCCACCCTAACAGCAATCGATTGGAACCTTACCAAGGGTGACTCATGCGTTCCGAAGCGTAAAAAATTCAAAGCCCTCCGTATCTATCACCGTTTCCACTTCTCATCATCTCTGAAGCGCATGTCCGTACTGGCCGGGTACGTGATACCGTTCACGAATGAAAACTGCTACATCGGCACGGTAAAGGGTGCACCGGAAGTGATCGTGAAGATGTTAAAAGCCGTACCCGACCACTACGAACGGACGTATCTGGAATATTCGCGACGCGGTGCACGAGTCCTTGCGCTCGGTTACAAAAACTTCGGTACGCTCGACAACAACACGGTGCGCGAGCTGAAGCGGGACGATGTGGAGCGTGATCTCGAGTTTGCCggtttcatcatcatctcctGCCCGCTAAAACCCGACTCGAAATACGCGATCAAGGAGATCATACAGGCATCGCACAAGGTGATGATGATTACTGGCGACAACCCGCTGACGGCGTGTCACGTCGCGAAGGAACTACGCTTTAGTCGACGTACAATCGTCATTTTAACACCACCCGAGGAGTTGAACGGAAGCACGGGGAAGAAGGGTGGTGCAAGCGACTGGCACTGGGAGTCAATCAACCGTGAGGTGCAGCTGCCCGTTGATACACGCACCGTGAAGGAACTATATCGGGAGTATGATTTCTGCATCACCGGCGAAGGTATGCAGTATCTCGATCGTGAACGTCAGCCGTACCTTCTACAGCTGATACCGTACGCTACGGTGTTTGCGCGCTTTGCTCCGAAGCAGAAAGAGTACGTGATAACGACGCTGAAGAAGCTCGGCTACTACACGCTTATGTGTGGCGATGGAACGAATGACGTTGGGGCGCTGAAGCACGCCCACGTTGGTGTGTCCTTGTTAAGCCATATGCCGTCCCGCTCGGAGCGGAAACAGCAGCGTGAACAGCAGGACGAGAAGGAGGATAAGAAGAAGGCACTGAAAACGAGCAACTCGAGTGCGGGAGCGATCGAGGATGGTAACAACCGTCGGCAGCTAACACCTCGTGAACGAGCGATCATGCGAGCGCGAGAAAATCAAAGTGCGGCCCAGGAACGGTTACAGAAAGCGCTGAAAGAGATGGATGAAGAGCAGGTGCAGATAGTGAAGCTGGGAGATGCGAGTATTGCGGCCCCATTCACAAGTCGGCTGACTTCTATTAATTGCG TGTGTCACATTATTAAGCAGGGCCGCTGCACGTTGGTAACGACATTGCAGATGTTCAAAATTCTTGCCCTAAATGCACTCATCTCCGCCTACTGCCAGTCGGTACTATACATCGACGGCGTGAAGCACAGCGATGCACAACTCACCCTGCACGGCTTGCTGACGGCGGCCTGTTTTCTGTTCATTACGCGCTCGAAACCGCTGAAGGTGCTGTCGAAACAAGCGCCCCTGCCGAACATCTTCAACCTGTACTCGGTTACGACAATCCTGGCACAGTTTGCGATCCATTTCTCTGCGCTGATCTACATGGTGCACGAAGCCAATGCAAGATCACCTCCACG GGAAGGAAAAGTGAAACTAAACGTAGATTTGGCACCGGATGAGAAGCAAGAATTTGAACCGAACATCGTGAACAGCACGGTGTACATCATCGGCATTGCAATGCAGATCGCCACGGTAGCCGTCAACTACAAGGGTCATCCGTTTATGGAGAGTTTGCGGGAGAATCGGTTACTTTCGTACGCGATCTTCAGTTCGAGCGCGATCGTACTGTGCCTGGCGTTAGGCATTGTACCCGATCTGCTCGAAATGTTCGAAGTGATTGACTTTGATGCGGAT tttCGGCGAATTCTCGTTGGCGTACTGATAGCGGATATGGTATTAGCGTACCTAATCGATCGCGTTTGTTCGTTTCTGTTCGGTGAAACGCGAGGAAAAACGGACATTATTACTTAA
- the LOC128305055 gene encoding TBP-related factor: protein MDKSAPESPLKMLLNSAPRQTSSSLTQLVKQPPQAGILMQTPVPTGPQEAINSVLVRNCVATVSVGCELNLKTINFRTRNSEYNPSRFHGVVMRIRDPRCTALIFRSGKVICTGAKNEQQAHLGLRKFVRIIQKLSFDVKFLDFKVQNLVATADLRFPIRLENLNQMHGQFSSYEPELFPGLIYRMVKPRVVLLIFVNGKIVFTGAKNQQEIIDSLRNIYPILQSFRKN, encoded by the exons ATGGATAAATCGGCACCCGAATCCCCACTAAAAATGTTGCTCAACTCCGCGCCACGGCAGACGAGCAGCTCATTAACGCAACTGGTGAAA CAACCACCACAGGCTGGGATATTAATGCAAACACCTGTTCCGACCGGGCCACAGGAAGCGATCAACTCAGTGCTTGTTAG AAACTGCGTGGCGACTGTAAGCGTGGGCTGTGAATTGAACCTTAAAACTATCAACTTTCGTACGCGCAACTCGGAGTACAACCCGTCCCGCTTTCACGGTGTAGTCATGCGAATACGTGATCCACGCTGCACCGCACTGATCTTTCGCTCGGGGAAAGTCATCTGTACCGGGGCGAAGAACGAACAGCAGGCACACCTTGGCCTTCGCAAATTCGTACGCATTATCCAGAAGCTTAGCTTCGACGTAAAGTTTCTCGACTTTAAGGTGCAGAATCTGGTGGCAACTGCCGATTTGAGGTTCCCGATACGGTTGGAAAACTTAAACCAAATGCACGGGCAGTTTAGCTCGTACGAGCCGGAACTGTTTCCGGGGCTTATCTATCGGATGGTGAAACCGCGGGTAGTGTTGCTAATATTCGTCAACGGTAAGATTGTGTTTACGGGTGCCAAAAATCAGCAGGAAATCATCGATAGCTTGAGGAACATCTATCCTATATTACAGAGCTTTCgtaaaaattaa